From one Bacteroides eggerthii genomic stretch:
- a CDS encoding endo-1,4-beta-xylanase, with translation MIMKNSINKYFGLALLFISASCADDKFVDFKTEKPESIAQYEYLNAYDALKTYIDRSTHPNFKLGTGVAANDFLKGEMVRSVAVTNFDEVVAGNAMKYASIVADDGSMDFGTVTKFVEAAKTAGLTVYGHTLCWHSQQNNKWLNSLIADKEVEIDPDAKKEVEDGAVDYSTLGSYSYWSQGPDAIEVKDGALTVTNNSVRQEFYSVQYHIADKIPTVEGTSYKVTLNIKASSAGQITLVLGNWGKTSDVKIDITNEWKEVSAELVGKHTGDSFVMLQSGNFAGTIDIKSVKVTHLESVGGVLTDVYVVEDDFSSNNMIGWGNNSTRVVNNGVMELTNPSEVNPWEAQAGYDFSSPLTEGTTYFLKMKIKGSVAGSIGAAFQKPEGYEGRGDFPSIAITTDWKEVTVNTNCTGDAATRFLLNYGKYAGTIYIEDLSIYWQKSSSGIPLTPEEKKEVLTNELERWIKGMMEACGGSVTAWDVVNEPISGGGDDGNGNYALQSATNPDDNGVGGQNFYWQDFLGDDYARVPIKFARKYFAENGGNSGDLKLFINDYNLESWWDDNKKVKSLINWIKRWESDGETKIDGIGTQMHVSYILNEADQKKQEESIVNMFELLAASGKLIKITELDMGIVEKAFGEGIKTELVTFEQHQKMSDFYKFIIQKYFEIIPVAQQYGITQWAATDSPADSGWRKGQPIGLWDLNYNRKHTYAGFADGLAGK, from the coding sequence ATGATTATGAAAAATAGCATAAATAAATATTTCGGTTTGGCTTTGTTGTTTATTTCAGCCTCTTGTGCCGACGATAAATTCGTCGATTTTAAGACGGAGAAACCAGAGAGCATAGCCCAATATGAGTATCTTAATGCGTATGACGCATTGAAGACATATATAGACCGTAGTACTCATCCTAACTTTAAGTTGGGAACAGGGGTCGCAGCTAATGATTTTCTGAAAGGAGAAATGGTTCGTAGCGTGGCTGTTACTAATTTTGATGAGGTAGTAGCAGGTAATGCTATGAAGTATGCATCCATTGTGGCAGATGATGGAAGTATGGATTTCGGTACAGTGACGAAGTTTGTAGAGGCGGCAAAGACTGCTGGATTGACAGTTTATGGGCATACGCTTTGCTGGCATTCACAGCAGAATAATAAGTGGCTGAATAGTTTGATTGCAGATAAGGAAGTGGAAATCGATCCGGATGCGAAAAAAGAGGTGGAAGATGGTGCTGTGGATTACTCAACTCTTGGTAGTTATTCATATTGGTCTCAAGGTCCTGATGCTATTGAAGTAAAGGATGGAGCATTGACTGTAACTAATAATTCGGTAAGGCAAGAATTTTATAGTGTTCAGTACCATATAGCTGATAAAATTCCTACTGTAGAAGGGACGAGTTATAAGGTTACACTGAATATAAAAGCTTCATCTGCAGGACAGATTACCTTGGTTTTAGGAAATTGGGGAAAAACTTCCGATGTGAAGATAGATATTACTAATGAATGGAAAGAGGTATCTGCTGAACTCGTAGGCAAACATACTGGTGATAGTTTTGTAATGTTACAATCTGGTAATTTTGCAGGAACTATTGATATAAAAAGTGTGAAGGTGACGCATTTAGAATCAGTGGGAGGTGTATTAACCGATGTATATGTTGTAGAGGACGATTTCTCCAGTAATAATATGATTGGCTGGGGTAATAATTCCACTCGGGTAGTAAATAATGGAGTGATGGAATTAACGAACCCGTCTGAAGTAAATCCTTGGGAGGCACAGGCTGGTTACGATTTCTCATCTCCATTAACCGAAGGAACTACCTATTTCTTGAAAATGAAAATTAAGGGTAGTGTAGCTGGTAGCATTGGAGCTGCTTTCCAGAAACCTGAAGGATATGAAGGGAGAGGAGATTTTCCTTCTATAGCGATTACAACAGATTGGAAAGAGGTTACGGTAAATACAAATTGTACAGGTGATGCTGCCACTCGTTTCCTTCTAAATTATGGTAAGTATGCCGGTACTATTTATATTGAAGATTTATCTATTTATTGGCAGAAATCAAGTAGTGGTATTCCTTTAACTCCTGAAGAAAAGAAAGAAGTACTCACCAACGAGCTTGAACGTTGGATAAAAGGCATGATGGAAGCCTGCGGAGGCTCTGTAACTGCATGGGATGTTGTGAATGAACCTATTTCTGGAGGTGGTGATGATGGTAATGGTAATTATGCTCTTCAATCAGCTACCAATCCGGACGATAATGGAGTAGGGGGACAGAACTTCTACTGGCAAGACTTCTTGGGCGATGATTATGCTCGTGTTCCAATCAAGTTTGCCCGCAAATATTTTGCAGAAAATGGTGGTAATTCTGGAGATTTGAAACTCTTCATCAACGACTATAATCTGGAATCTTGGTGGGATGACAATAAAAAAGTAAAGAGTTTGATTAATTGGATCAAACGTTGGGAATCTGATGGTGAAACAAAGATCGACGGTATCGGTACACAGATGCATGTTAGCTATATCTTGAATGAGGCTGATCAGAAGAAACAGGAAGAATCTATTGTTAATATGTTTGAGTTGTTGGCCGCAAGTGGTAAGTTGATTAAGATTACAGAATTAGATATGGGTATTGTGGAAAAGGCATTTGGTGAAGGTATCAAGACTGAATTGGTTACTTTTGAACAGCATCAGAAGATGTCTGATTTCTACAAATTCATTATTCAGAAGTATTTTGAAATCATTCCGGTAGCACAACAGTATGGAATTACACAGTGGGCTGCTACGGACAGTCCTGCAGATTCAGGTTGGAGAAAAGGACAACCTATCGGTCTTTGGGATTTGAATTATAATCGTAAGCATACCTATGCTGGTTTTGCCGATGGCTTAGCTGGTAAATAA
- a CDS encoding RagB/SusD family nutrient uptake outer membrane protein translates to MKYNTYKTLFYAGLLSFSVGFCMTSCEDYLDKSPESTVSEEDAFKNFRNFQGFIEEIYNCIPDKEKCNYCTSWNWGDDELFNSMGDAHMTHQADLGNFRAWQSNGQCWLYRNPSNPASTDKFQHSLWPHSWYCIRKANVGLANLDKLVGTQEEKDLIAGQLYFFRAWWHFELMTYWGGLPYIDQVLDATQELTLPRLSYQECADKAAADFRKAADLLPVDWDKTSTGKATEGKNQLRINKIMALGYLGKNYLWAGSPLMKNGAQLGGANTYNYDEEYCKKAAQAFGELLTLVENGDTQYALAEFNYKNIYNHEKANDAKTCYSDIFYTRRQGWLMPGSVEAIFRGPSADYNGSNWNMTKLWGPKVAGLVAHDKIIHLPTANLVKMYGMANGLPVDDPNSRFDERYPFKDRDPRFYHDIVFDGFHFVLAEDKLSDAQKPYAYCDLSTGADMRSADLGSRTGYFFQKLVPHTCNEGDKEYDWGSNLHTYLPYMRLADIYLMYAESCAAVGGASFKSENCSLTALDAINKIRTRCGAKGVHTSYIADNKKFMDEIRRERAVELSMEGFRFNDLQRWLLLTEAPYTEKYSVEFDRVESPEFYKTNDPANAEVANYRHELIVKRVFGTKHYWFPLPDDDVYLYPEFGQNPGW, encoded by the coding sequence ATGAAATATAATACATATAAAACTCTGTTTTATGCAGGTCTTTTGTCTTTTTCAGTAGGATTCTGCATGACATCTTGCGAAGATTATTTGGACAAGAGTCCAGAATCGACGGTCTCTGAAGAAGATGCGTTCAAGAACTTTCGTAATTTTCAAGGGTTCATAGAAGAAATATACAATTGCATACCTGATAAGGAAAAATGTAATTACTGTACATCTTGGAATTGGGGTGATGATGAACTTTTCAATTCTATGGGAGATGCACATATGACGCATCAGGCCGATTTAGGTAATTTCCGCGCTTGGCAAAGTAATGGTCAGTGCTGGCTATATAGAAATCCCAGTAATCCGGCATCTACTGATAAATTTCAACATTCTTTGTGGCCGCATTCTTGGTATTGCATACGTAAGGCTAATGTAGGTCTTGCTAATTTAGATAAATTGGTTGGTACTCAGGAAGAAAAAGATTTGATCGCAGGTCAACTTTATTTCTTTCGTGCATGGTGGCACTTTGAATTGATGACTTATTGGGGTGGACTGCCTTATATTGATCAAGTGCTTGATGCTACTCAAGAATTGACTTTGCCGAGATTAAGTTATCAGGAATGTGCAGACAAAGCAGCAGCAGATTTTCGTAAGGCTGCAGATTTACTTCCAGTTGATTGGGATAAAACATCTACTGGTAAAGCAACAGAAGGCAAGAACCAATTGCGAATTAATAAAATAATGGCATTGGGTTATCTTGGTAAAAATTATCTGTGGGCTGGCAGTCCTCTAATGAAAAATGGTGCACAACTTGGAGGTGCTAATACTTACAATTATGATGAAGAATATTGTAAAAAAGCCGCACAAGCATTCGGTGAGTTACTGACGTTAGTAGAGAATGGAGATACGCAATATGCTCTTGCTGAATTTAATTATAAGAATATTTATAATCATGAGAAAGCGAATGATGCTAAGACTTGCTATTCTGATATTTTTTATACACGCCGGCAAGGTTGGTTAATGCCAGGTTCTGTTGAAGCTATATTCCGTGGACCTTCTGCTGATTATAATGGAAGTAACTGGAATATGACAAAATTATGGGGGCCGAAAGTTGCAGGGCTTGTTGCTCATGATAAGATTATACATTTGCCGACTGCTAACCTTGTAAAAATGTATGGCATGGCAAATGGGCTTCCTGTTGATGATCCGAACTCTAGATTTGATGAGCGATATCCGTTTAAGGATAGAGATCCGCGTTTTTATCATGATATAGTATTTGATGGCTTCCACTTTGTTTTGGCTGAGGATAAATTATCTGATGCGCAAAAACCTTATGCTTATTGTGATCTTTCTACTGGTGCAGACATGCGTTCTGCAGATCTCGGTAGTCGTACAGGTTATTTCTTCCAGAAACTTGTTCCTCACACTTGTAATGAAGGTGATAAGGAATATGATTGGGGTAGTAACTTACATACTTATTTACCGTATATGCGTTTGGCGGATATTTATTTAATGTACGCTGAAAGCTGTGCTGCTGTCGGTGGTGCATCTTTCAAATCGGAGAACTGTTCACTAACCGCTCTTGATGCAATTAATAAGATTCGTACTCGCTGTGGTGCAAAAGGCGTTCATACTTCTTATATAGCGGATAATAAGAAATTTATGGATGAAATACGTCGTGAACGTGCTGTGGAACTATCTATGGAAGGTTTTCGTTTTAATGATCTCCAGCGTTGGTTGTTACTTACAGAAGCTCCTTATACAGAGAAATATTCTGTAGAATTCGATCGCGTAGAAAGTCCTGAATTTTATAAGACAAACGATCCTGCGAATGCAGAAGTTGCAAACTATCGTCATGAATTGATTGTAAAGCGTGTGTTTGGTACGAAGCATTATTGGTTCCCCTTGCCCGATGACGATGTGTATCTTTATCCTGAATTCGGACAGAATCCCGGTTGGTAA
- a CDS encoding DUF5627 domain-containing protein: MEMKLYKLLSTMALGGLAFAFASCENADKSFPDYEGGTSVYFAYQYPVRTIVLGNDEIVDNSLDRQHKCAIYATMGGAYGGRDITIDIAVDNTLCDNLFFEDGTPVLPMPSTYYTLAGDKISYNGEHWGNVEVQLTDAFFADEKALGCNYVIPVVMKGQTGADRILTGTPLIEGDKPVRTNSDYWSVLPKDYVLYCVKYMNPWHASYLRRGIDKITENGTVTTSERHAQSVEKDEVCGITTRSLNTAVFPISTTSTNGTTVNCDLLLTFNDDNECTITSGTTGVSATGSGKFVEDGEKNSWGNKDRDAIYLEYDVDFGFKQIATKDTLVLQTRGTNKLEVFAPKYKAN, from the coding sequence ATGGAAATGAAATTATATAAATTATTATCTACAATGGCCTTAGGAGGCTTGGCATTTGCTTTTGCTTCATGCGAGAATGCAGATAAATCTTTTCCCGATTATGAGGGGGGGACCTCTGTGTATTTTGCCTATCAGTATCCGGTACGTACAATAGTGCTCGGTAATGATGAAATAGTAGACAATTCTCTTGACCGTCAGCATAAGTGTGCCATTTATGCCACGATGGGAGGTGCATACGGAGGTAGAGATATTACTATAGATATTGCTGTGGACAATACACTTTGCGACAATCTCTTTTTTGAAGATGGGACACCGGTATTGCCTATGCCTTCCACCTATTACACACTGGCTGGAGATAAAATCTCTTACAATGGTGAACATTGGGGAAATGTAGAGGTACAACTCACAGATGCATTTTTTGCTGATGAAAAAGCGTTAGGATGCAATTATGTTATTCCTGTGGTGATGAAAGGACAGACTGGTGCCGACCGAATTTTAACAGGCACTCCTCTGATTGAAGGCGATAAACCGGTGCGTACTAATTCTGATTATTGGAGTGTGTTGCCAAAGGATTATGTTCTCTATTGTGTAAAATATATGAACCCATGGCATGCTTCTTATTTGCGTCGTGGAATAGACAAAATTACAGAAAATGGAACGGTTACAACCTCTGAACGTCATGCTCAGTCTGTGGAAAAGGATGAAGTTTGTGGTATTACTACCCGTTCGTTAAACACAGCTGTTTTTCCTATTAGTACGACTTCTACTAATGGTACAACAGTGAACTGTGATTTGCTATTGACTTTCAATGATGATAACGAATGTACCATAACTTCGGGAACTACAGGAGTTTCGGCAACAGGCTCTGGAAAGTTTGTAGAAGATGGAGAGAAAAATTCTTGGGGAAATAAGGACCGGGATGCTATCTATCTCGAATACGATGTGGATTTCGGATTTAAACAAATTGCTACGAAAGATACGTTGGTGTTGCAAACACGCGGAACTAATAAGTTGGAGGTATTTGCTCCCAAGTATAAAGCTAATTAA
- a CDS encoding SusC/RagA family TonB-linked outer membrane protein — protein sequence MKYIQARFILCTMLATSSVFASAQAADWNETDSLANKKDQMVQVAFRKVAQKDLLGGVSVVNVEELTKKNYNTYSLDNMQGYVGGWNGNSLWGMDGDNAGYLVLVDGVPRDANNVMPSEIAQISFLKGAQAVVLYGSKAAKGAVVITTKRGNVEGLNVSVRANTGVHVAKAYPEYLGSAEYMTLYNEALLNDDPTAKPLYTAEQIYNHGSGLNPYRYPNINYYSSDYVKKAYNRSEVTAEITGGGKRARFYSNVSYYRNGDFLDFGEAKNNMTDRFNVRGNVDVDINSFISAYINANATFYNSKSAKGDYWNAAATVRPNFPQNAAPLIPLDMIDPNASAVWELLSTTSNIIDGKYFLSGSQANPTNAFADSYAAGSSKWTSRQFQFDTGVNVNLDKVLKGLSFNAMFAVDYATSYSTSFDNNYAVFIPTWANYGGKDVIVALTKEGNDEKPGTQNVGGSSDKQMIAFSGQFNYQNTFKKHHNVSAMLIANGYQQTVSAQYHRISNANLALQLGYNYQQRYYADFGAALIHSAKLAEGHRQALSPSLTLGWRLSGENFLKDSPVVDDLLFSVSGSILNQDIDLVMGDKEFYLYESVWTQNDGYSWYDGPAGKYTISTRGQNKDLSFIKRKEFSANLKTSLWNRLITADASFFINSTEGYLINQPTFFPSHLNTGYPAASFMAVMNYNNNRRMGFDFSVNANKRFGEFDLSLGVSGTYYDTKITKRDEIYDDAYRYRKGKPVDGVWGLQSAGLFQSEGEIKNSPEQKLGSTVRPGDIKYVDQNGDDVIDEKDEIYLGKGGWYGSPFTLGINFTAKWKNFTFFALGTGGFGAYGMKNNSYYWVDGDDKYSAIVRNRWTEETAATATYPRLSAKSSSNNFRSSDYWLYKTNRFDLAKVQITYDLPKRVLRNTFLREFSAYVSGANLLTISKERKHMEMNVGSAPQTRFYNIGVKAVF from the coding sequence ATGAAATATATACAAGCAAGATTCATTCTCTGTACTATGCTGGCCACTTCTTCGGTGTTTGCCAGTGCTCAGGCTGCAGATTGGAATGAAACCGATTCATTGGCAAACAAAAAAGACCAAATGGTACAGGTAGCTTTTCGTAAGGTAGCCCAGAAAGACCTTTTGGGTGGTGTCTCTGTTGTCAATGTAGAGGAACTTACGAAAAAGAATTATAACACCTATAGCTTAGATAATATGCAAGGCTATGTCGGTGGTTGGAATGGTAACTCGCTGTGGGGAATGGATGGCGATAATGCTGGCTACTTAGTTTTAGTTGATGGTGTGCCACGTGACGCAAATAATGTAATGCCTTCTGAAATAGCCCAGATTTCCTTCCTGAAAGGTGCACAAGCTGTGGTCCTTTATGGTAGTAAAGCAGCCAAAGGTGCAGTTGTAATTACTACTAAACGTGGTAATGTAGAGGGATTAAATGTTAGCGTTAGGGCTAATACAGGAGTTCATGTGGCTAAGGCATATCCTGAATATTTGGGTTCTGCCGAATATATGACCCTTTATAATGAAGCTCTTTTGAATGATGATCCTACTGCAAAGCCTCTTTATACAGCAGAGCAAATCTATAATCATGGTTCAGGATTGAATCCTTATCGTTATCCTAATATCAATTATTATTCTTCGGATTATGTAAAGAAAGCGTATAATCGTTCGGAAGTAACAGCTGAAATTACCGGTGGTGGAAAACGTGCGCGTTTCTACAGTAATGTGAGCTATTATCGTAATGGCGATTTTCTTGATTTTGGTGAAGCTAAGAATAATATGACGGATCGTTTCAACGTACGTGGTAATGTGGATGTGGATATCAATAGTTTTATCAGCGCTTATATTAATGCGAATGCTACATTTTATAATTCGAAAAGCGCGAAAGGTGACTATTGGAATGCTGCGGCAACAGTACGTCCTAACTTCCCGCAAAATGCAGCTCCACTTATTCCTTTAGACATGATTGATCCTAATGCTTCGGCTGTATGGGAACTGTTAAGCACTACTTCCAATATTATTGATGGTAAGTATTTCTTATCCGGTAGTCAGGCAAATCCTACTAATGCGTTTGCTGATAGTTATGCAGCAGGAAGCAGCAAGTGGACAAGTCGTCAATTTCAGTTTGATACAGGAGTGAATGTTAATTTGGACAAAGTGTTGAAAGGTCTCTCTTTTAATGCAATGTTTGCAGTAGATTATGCTACTTCTTATTCAACCTCTTTTGATAATAACTATGCAGTGTTCATTCCTACCTGGGCCAACTACGGTGGAAAAGATGTTATTGTAGCACTCACCAAAGAAGGTAATGATGAGAAACCTGGAACTCAAAATGTTGGTGGAAGTTCTGATAAACAGATGATTGCATTCTCTGGGCAATTTAATTATCAAAATACGTTCAAAAAGCATCACAATGTGTCGGCTATGCTTATAGCTAATGGTTATCAGCAGACAGTTTCTGCTCAATATCATCGCATCAGTAATGCTAATTTGGCATTGCAGTTAGGTTATAATTATCAGCAGCGTTATTATGCAGATTTTGGTGCAGCGCTCATTCACTCGGCCAAACTTGCTGAAGGACATCGTCAGGCTCTTTCTCCTTCGCTGACATTGGGTTGGCGTTTGAGTGGCGAAAACTTCCTGAAAGATTCTCCTGTTGTTGATGATTTGCTATTCAGTGTATCTGGTAGTATTCTTAATCAGGACATTGATTTGGTGATGGGAGATAAGGAATTTTACCTTTATGAATCAGTATGGACGCAAAATGATGGTTATTCATGGTATGATGGTCCGGCTGGTAAGTATACTATTTCTACCAGGGGACAGAATAAAGACCTTTCATTCATAAAACGTAAAGAGTTTTCTGCAAATCTCAAGACGTCACTGTGGAATAGATTGATAACAGCAGATGCTTCATTCTTCATTAATTCTACTGAAGGATATTTGATTAATCAGCCCACTTTCTTCCCGTCGCATCTTAATACAGGTTATCCGGCTGCATCGTTCATGGCAGTTATGAATTATAATAATAACCGCCGTATGGGTTTTGATTTTAGCGTGAATGCTAACAAGCGTTTTGGGGAGTTTGATTTGTCACTTGGTGTATCAGGAACATATTATGATACCAAAATAACTAAACGTGATGAAATTTATGATGATGCTTATCGATATCGTAAGGGTAAACCTGTTGATGGCGTTTGGGGACTTCAAAGTGCAGGATTGTTTCAAAGTGAGGGGGAGATAAAAAACAGTCCGGAACAAAAGTTGGGTAGCACAGTTCGACCTGGTGATATAAAATATGTAGACCAGAACGGAGATGATGTAATTGACGAGAAAGATGAAATTTATTTAGGTAAAGGAGGATGGTATGGATCGCCTTTCACGCTCGGCATAAACTTTACGGCTAAGTGGAAAAACTTTACGTTTTTTGCATTGGGTACAGGAGGATTCGGTGCTTATGGTATGAAGAATAATTCTTACTATTGGGTAGATGGAGATGATAAATATTCTGCTATCGTTCGTAATCGCTGGACTGAAGAAACAGCAGCTACTGCGACTTATCCACGCTTATCAGCTAAAAGTTCAAGTAATAACTTCCGTTCTTCAGACTATTGGTTGTATAAAACCAATCGTTTTGATTTGGCAAAAGTACAGATTACCTATGATTTACCCAAACGGGTATTGCGCAATACTTTCCTTCGTGAATTTTCTGCTTATGTAAGTGGTGCAAATCTGCTTACAATCTCAAAAGAGCGCAAACATATGGAGATGAACGTGGGGAGTGCACCGCAAACCAGGTTCTATAATATTGGTGTAAAAGCAGTATTTTAA
- a CDS encoding RagB/SusD family nutrient uptake outer membrane protein: MKLRNIILSTVLLATLSACEDLFEPAKENNRGVEEMLTDPNYAVGLLGYGYAMLPYENTSVSDIATDDAVTNDKESNYSKMALGAWASNNNPMEQWQARKAAIQYLNTFLSIVDQVSWAKNEVTNKMFIDKLSGEAYGLRALNYYYLLMAHGGWTEDGKLLGVPMLLEPESTTSDFNQARAPFSECVQQILEDLKLASELLPLDYENIDSDAEVPAKYKEIGAQLGNYNLVFGTYQRGRLTMRIVEAIKAQVALLAASPAYRDGSEVTSETAANYAAAVLNRIGGVTGLDPKGHTWYMNTEELDNLGSGEVPAEILWRGNKSIGTEDWDMGIKQEKDNFPPTFYGSGRINPTQNLVDAFPMANGYPIADKANSGYSENAPYTGRDPRLEKYILFNGAEFKDKTIITGLYPDEDNKQDNGLNQLNTSTRTGYYMRKLLREDCNANPNSLNAKYHIPVRIRYTEIFLAYAEAANDAWGPTGKGSNAYSAYDVIKAIRARGGVGTDNGDAYLESVKGDKDKMAQLIRNERRIELCFENKRFWDIRRWKMPLDEKAKGMQIEKAGESLNYKVIEVENRNYKDYMYYGPIPYGEMLKWSNLQQNKGW; the protein is encoded by the coding sequence ATGAAACTAAGAAATATCATATTATCTACAGTTCTACTAGCTACTCTTTCCGCTTGTGAGGATCTTTTTGAACCTGCTAAGGAAAACAATCGTGGCGTTGAAGAGATGCTTACAGACCCCAATTATGCAGTAGGTCTATTGGGATATGGTTATGCTATGTTACCGTACGAAAACACTAGTGTAAGTGATATCGCTACAGATGATGCAGTAACCAATGATAAGGAAAGCAATTATTCTAAAATGGCTCTTGGGGCATGGGCATCAAACAACAATCCTATGGAGCAGTGGCAAGCCCGTAAAGCCGCCATACAATACCTTAATACATTTTTGAGCATTGTTGATCAGGTGAGTTGGGCAAAAAATGAGGTGACCAATAAAATGTTTATTGATAAACTCAGTGGAGAAGCTTATGGACTTCGTGCACTTAATTATTACTATTTGCTAATGGCTCATGGTGGCTGGACAGAAGATGGTAAGCTATTAGGTGTACCAATGCTTCTTGAACCGGAAAGTACTACTTCTGATTTCAATCAGGCACGTGCTCCTTTTAGTGAGTGTGTACAGCAAATTCTTGAAGATTTGAAATTGGCATCCGAACTATTACCGCTAGATTATGAAAATATTGACAGTGATGCTGAAGTGCCTGCTAAATACAAAGAGATAGGTGCTCAGTTGGGAAACTATAATCTTGTTTTTGGTACTTATCAACGTGGCCGCCTTACAATGAGAATTGTTGAAGCTATTAAGGCGCAAGTAGCGTTACTTGCTGCTAGTCCTGCGTACAGAGATGGTTCAGAGGTTACTTCAGAAACGGCTGCAAATTATGCAGCGGCAGTGTTGAACCGTATTGGTGGTGTAACAGGCCTTGATCCTAAAGGTCATACTTGGTATATGAATACGGAAGAACTTGACAATTTAGGTTCGGGTGAAGTTCCTGCTGAAATTCTTTGGAGAGGGAATAAAAGCATTGGAACGGAAGATTGGGATATGGGAATAAAGCAGGAAAAAGACAATTTCCCACCTACATTTTATGGTAGCGGGCGTATCAATCCTACCCAAAACTTAGTAGATGCTTTCCCCATGGCCAATGGTTATCCTATCGCTGATAAGGCTAATAGCGGTTATTCGGAAAACGCTCCTTACACTGGTCGTGATCCTCGTTTGGAGAAATATATTTTGTTTAACGGTGCTGAATTTAAGGATAAGACTATTATTACCGGTCTTTATCCTGACGAGGATAATAAACAAGATAATGGTTTGAACCAATTGAATACCTCCACACGTACGGGTTATTATATGCGTAAGTTGTTACGTGAGGATTGTAACGCTAACCCAAATTCGCTGAATGCTAAGTATCATATTCCGGTTCGTATTCGTTATACGGAGATATTTCTTGCTTATGCCGAAGCTGCTAATGATGCTTGGGGACCGACAGGCAAGGGTAGTAATGCCTATAGTGCCTATGATGTGATAAAGGCAATTCGTGCCCGCGGTGGAGTGGGAACTGATAATGGAGATGCTTATTTGGAAAGTGTCAAAGGGGACAAAGACAAAATGGCCCAGCTCATTCGTAACGAACGTCGTATAGAACTTTGTTTTGAAAATAAACGTTTCTGGGACATTCGCCGCTGGAAAATGCCTTTGGACGAGAAAGCTAAAGGTATGCAGATAGAAAAAGCGGGTGAGAGCCTGAATTATAAGGTGATTGAGGTAGAAAACAGAAACTATAAAGATTATATGTATTACGGCCCTATTCCTTATGGCGAGATGTTGAAATGGAGTAATCTGCAACAAAATAAGGGATGGTAA